A window of the Vibrio fluvialis genome harbors these coding sequences:
- a CDS encoding sugar transporter has protein sequence MTQTASAANDNSRHNQYLRVFALGFSAFIFNTTEFVPVGLLTDIAKDFDVPLASAGWMLTIYAWIVASMSLPMMMLTSKMERKTLLLSVFTLFIVSHGFSVIAWNFEMLVASRIGIAFAHAVFWSITASIAIRVAPPGKKTLALSVLATGTSLAMVLGVPLGRIIGQWLGWRVTFGVIGVTALLIMFALFRLLPTLPSLFSGSMKKLPELLRKPTLLGLYLFIFLLFTAHYTAYSYIEPFVKVVGQVSENFTTFLLLLFGGAGILGSVIFGYWGERANTKLLVSNTAVVMLCMVLLLLSASSPWGVSTLLLLWGTALMIVCLAMQVKVLNIDTNASDMIMSMFSGIINLGIGAGALIGAKVIHFSSLEAIGYVGSGFALLALLLIVTLLKKFPSIR, from the coding sequence ATGACTCAAACCGCTTCGGCGGCGAATGACAATTCGCGCCACAACCAATATTTACGCGTTTTTGCGCTGGGCTTCAGTGCCTTTATTTTTAACACCACAGAATTCGTTCCGGTCGGCTTGCTGACCGATATTGCGAAAGACTTCGATGTGCCGCTTGCCTCGGCGGGTTGGATGCTGACCATTTATGCCTGGATTGTGGCTTCGATGTCTCTGCCGATGATGATGCTGACCAGTAAAATGGAACGCAAAACGTTGCTGTTGAGTGTGTTCACGCTGTTTATTGTCAGCCACGGTTTCTCCGTCATTGCGTGGAACTTTGAAATGCTGGTGGCGAGCCGGATTGGTATCGCGTTTGCGCATGCGGTGTTCTGGTCGATCACGGCGTCGATTGCGATACGCGTTGCGCCTCCGGGTAAGAAAACGCTGGCACTGAGCGTACTGGCAACAGGCACCTCTTTGGCGATGGTATTGGGTGTGCCGCTGGGGCGGATTATCGGGCAGTGGCTGGGCTGGCGCGTGACGTTTGGTGTCATCGGTGTGACGGCATTGCTGATCATGTTTGCGCTGTTCCGTTTGTTGCCAACCTTGCCAAGTTTGTTCTCAGGCTCGATGAAAAAACTGCCGGAGCTGCTGCGTAAACCAACGCTGCTCGGTTTGTACCTGTTTATCTTCCTGCTGTTCACCGCGCACTACACCGCGTATAGCTACATTGAACCGTTTGTGAAAGTGGTAGGCCAAGTGAGTGAAAACTTCACCACCTTCCTGCTACTCCTATTTGGCGGTGCAGGTATTCTGGGCAGTGTAATTTTTGGCTACTGGGGTGAGCGCGCCAACACCAAATTGCTGGTGAGCAATACTGCCGTGGTCATGTTGTGCATGGTATTACTGCTGCTTTCGGCCAGCAGCCCATGGGGTGTGAGCACATTGTTGTTGCTGTGGGGGACAGCATTGATGATCGTGTGTCTTGCGATGCAAGTTAAGGTGCTCAATATCGACACCAATGCATCCGATATGATCATGTCGATGTTCTCCGGGATCATCAACTTGGGTATTGGCGCTGGCGCGTTGATTGGCGCTAAAGTCATTCATTTCAGCTCACTGGAAGCGATTGGTTATGTTGGCTCCGGCTTTGCGCTGCTGGCGCTGTTGCTGATTGTGACCTTGCTGAAAAAATTCCCATCGATTCGTTGA
- a CDS encoding isochorismatase family protein, with product MAIPRIAGYSLPASEHYPLNKTQWQIDPAKAVLLIHDMQEYFVNFFDTTQSPMSDIINNIQRLKAAAKQAGIPVVYTAQPANQDPVERALLADFWGPGLQEETAILAALAPEADDLEYVKWRYSAFKKTSLLEDMQAQGRDQLIICGVYGHIGILSTALEAFMLDIKPFVIGDAIADFSQQDHIHTLNYLAGRAASVQTLHAVEQTLARKPSLTLDQMCIDVAEALSLDLDEVDVNENLLFLGLDSIRAMVLLEKWRPYGVNVTFAQLIEKVTLQEWWMLIGEPTTRTEAEPAMA from the coding sequence ATGGCAATCCCAAGAATTGCAGGTTACTCACTGCCTGCCAGCGAACACTACCCGCTCAACAAAACTCAGTGGCAGATTGACCCCGCCAAGGCTGTGCTGCTGATCCACGATATGCAGGAATACTTCGTTAACTTCTTTGATACCACTCAGTCGCCGATGAGCGACATCATCAACAATATTCAACGTTTGAAAGCGGCGGCTAAACAAGCCGGCATTCCGGTGGTGTATACGGCGCAGCCAGCCAATCAAGATCCTGTAGAGCGTGCGCTGCTGGCCGATTTCTGGGGGCCTGGACTACAAGAAGAAACGGCGATTCTTGCAGCATTAGCGCCAGAAGCAGATGACCTGGAATACGTGAAATGGCGTTACAGCGCATTTAAGAAGACCTCGCTGCTGGAAGATATGCAGGCGCAGGGTCGAGATCAACTGATCATCTGCGGCGTATACGGCCACATCGGTATTTTGTCGACTGCGCTCGAAGCGTTCATGCTGGATATCAAACCGTTTGTGATTGGCGATGCGATTGCCGATTTTAGTCAGCAGGATCACATTCATACCCTTAACTATCTGGCAGGTCGCGCTGCAAGTGTGCAGACACTGCACGCGGTGGAGCAGACGCTTGCCCGCAAGCCATCACTGACGCTGGATCAAATGTGTATCGATGTGGCTGAAGCGCTGTCGCTGGATCTCGATGAAGTCGATGTGAACGAGAACCTGCTGTTCCTCGGCTTGGATTCGATTCGCGCCATGGTGCTGCTGGAGAAGTGGCGTCCGTACGGTGTGAATGTGACGTTCGCGCAACTGATTGAGAAAGTGACGTTGCAGGAGTGGTGGATGCTTATCGGTGAACCGACCACGCGAACGGAGGCGGAACCTGCCATGGCATAA